The following are encoded in a window of Lactobacillus panisapium genomic DNA:
- a CDS encoding DeoR/GlpR family DNA-binding transcription regulator — MLTQKRRKLIENYINQHELCRVCDLSELTATSESTIRRDLIQLEKKGLVKRVHGGAQSVKNFAHDVSQHIRFTMNHDDKVRIARYAVKHYVHENDYLFIDAGTTSYEMVPFLAEVPGVTIVTNGIETALSAVGHGISTMLLGGKIKEDTHAVVGESALQQLQNMNFAACFIGTNGIDRLGNLTTPDPEEAAIKKMEIARSDHTYVLTDASKIGERNFAIFGNAKNITVITTVLNTQHKNTLPAKVDLKEAK; from the coding sequence ATGCTAACGCAAAAGCGCCGAAAATTAATCGAGAACTACATTAACCAGCATGAATTATGTCGGGTCTGCGATCTTTCGGAATTGACAGCGACCTCAGAATCAACGATTCGTCGAGATTTGATTCAGCTCGAAAAAAAGGGTTTAGTCAAACGCGTTCATGGCGGGGCACAATCAGTGAAAAATTTTGCTCACGATGTTTCGCAGCATATTCGCTTCACAATGAATCACGATGATAAAGTTCGCATTGCCCGGTACGCGGTCAAGCATTATGTGCACGAAAATGATTACCTATTTATCGATGCGGGAACAACCAGCTATGAAATGGTGCCGTTTCTCGCAGAAGTTCCGGGAGTCACAATTGTCACTAATGGGATTGAAACAGCGCTTAGTGCTGTTGGGCACGGCATTAGTACCATGCTTTTAGGCGGCAAGATCAAGGAGGATACTCACGCGGTTGTGGGCGAATCCGCACTTCAGCAGCTGCAGAACATGAATTTTGCGGCTTGTTTTATCGGCACCAATGGGATTGATCGTCTAGGCAATCTAACCACACCGGATCCCGAAGAAGCGGCAATCAAGAAAATGGAAATTGCTCGGTCAGATCATACTTATGTTCTAACTGATGCTTCTAAAATTGGTGAACGCAATTTTGCCATTTTTGGCAATGCTAAAAATATTACCGTGATTACGACCGTGTTAAACACGCAACATAAAAATACTTTACCTGCTAAAGTAGATTTGAAGGAGGCCAAATAG
- a CDS encoding MDR family MFS transporter, translating into MEKEVKSISGHKRAVMMIVLLFGAFVALLAETFLNNALPSIMNSFGVSQATAQWLTTAYLLVVGLMIPISAWIFASFSLKQNFLTMMGIFCIGSVICIFAPNFYVLLTGRIIEAVAAGGLMPFIQNVILLMFPPEKRGLAMGITGFVVGFGPAVGPTISGLILKYAEWQMLFVILSVTSATVMVFGLFTIQNIITAHLDSTDGISFLESILGFGLLLYALSEIGNTGKITLPLILVFVIGIIIICLFCHRQLHMAEPLLDIRVFKNRRFNLCTLLSTISNIAMVGIELVLPLYLQTTRAETALTSGLVMMPGALIMIICNPISGTLYDKYGIKRLSLFGFVMLLCGTLPMLIFNAQTSLFLISLCYAMRMVGISFTMMTTFTAGINEVQADLTAHANAASSTIRQIGGSLGTALAMLVVTLGAKNMTGTKAAQLANGYHLGFILMLVFAIIGFCCSFFLPSVKEEHK; encoded by the coding sequence ATGGAAAAAGAGGTAAAAAGCATTTCTGGTCATAAACGAGCAGTAATGATGATAGTACTGCTTTTTGGAGCGTTTGTTGCTTTATTAGCAGAAACTTTTTTAAATAATGCCCTGCCATCAATCATGAATTCATTTGGGGTAAGTCAAGCAACAGCGCAATGGCTCACTACTGCATATTTACTTGTGGTCGGATTAATGATTCCAATCTCGGCGTGGATTTTTGCGTCTTTTAGTTTAAAGCAAAATTTCTTAACCATGATGGGAATCTTTTGTATCGGTTCGGTTATTTGTATATTCGCCCCAAACTTTTATGTATTATTGACCGGACGAATTATTGAAGCCGTAGCTGCCGGAGGCTTAATGCCGTTTATTCAAAACGTAATTTTGCTGATGTTTCCACCGGAAAAGCGTGGATTAGCGATGGGTATCACCGGCTTTGTCGTTGGCTTTGGCCCGGCGGTGGGACCGACAATTTCGGGTTTAATTTTAAAATATGCCGAATGGCAAATGTTGTTTGTTATATTGAGCGTTACTAGTGCAACCGTGATGGTTTTTGGACTTTTTACGATACAAAACATTATAACAGCGCATTTAGATTCAACTGATGGTATTTCGTTTTTAGAATCAATTCTGGGTTTTGGTCTGCTTCTATATGCTTTATCAGAAATTGGTAATACTGGTAAAATTACGCTGCCGTTAATCTTGGTTTTTGTCATTGGGATAATCATTATTTGCCTATTTTGTCACCGGCAATTACATATGGCAGAGCCACTGCTTGATATTCGCGTTTTTAAAAATCGGCGTTTTAACTTATGTACCTTGCTTAGCACCATCAGTAATATCGCAATGGTTGGAATTGAGTTGGTTTTACCGCTTTATCTTCAAACAACGCGTGCGGAAACCGCGCTAACTTCGGGACTAGTAATGATGCCCGGGGCACTAATTATGATAATTTGTAATCCGATTTCTGGTACTTTATATGATAAATACGGAATTAAACGGTTATCTTTATTCGGCTTTGTCATGCTATTATGCGGTACGTTACCAATGCTAATCTTTAATGCTCAAACGAGCCTGTTTTTAATTAGTTTGTGTTATGCAATGCGCATGGTCGGTATTTCGTTTACCATGATGACTACTTTTACTGCTGGAATTAATGAAGTGCAAGCTGATTTAACGGCTCATGCCAATGCAGCTTCCTCGACAATTAGACAAATTGGGGGATCGCTTGGTACGGCTTTAGCAATGCTAGTTGTAACTTTGGGAGCAAAGAATATGACTGGAACTAAGGCAGCGCAACTGGCAAACGGCTATCATTTAGGCTTTATCTTAATGCTAGTTTTTGCAATTATTGGCTTTTGCTGTTCATTCTTTTTACCGTCGGTTAAGGAAGAACATAAGTAA
- a CDS encoding MarR family winged helix-turn-helix transcriptional regulator, producing MSDHFLNQLGPKIKIANTVIEKELNNRFAEMFKKYSLTGAQISLLVFLYDSKGRTITQKEIADTFVLSHPTIRGIVKRLEDNNLIATSHLKNDQRQIVLTLSAKGFALLDDNITAIHEIMDKVNKRIVAGLSDADVKQLGHILNVIIGNF from the coding sequence ATGTCTGATCACTTTTTAAACCAGCTAGGTCCCAAAATTAAAATAGCCAATACCGTAATTGAGAAAGAATTGAACAATCGGTTTGCAGAAATGTTTAAAAAATATTCTTTAACTGGTGCGCAAATCTCATTATTAGTATTTTTATATGATTCAAAGGGTAGGACGATTACCCAAAAAGAAATAGCGGATACTTTTGTCTTAAGCCACCCAACGATTCGTGGAATCGTTAAGCGTCTTGAAGACAATAATTTGATTGCTACTTCCCACTTAAAAAATGATCAACGGCAAATTGTTTTGACATTAAGTGCTAAAGGTTTTGCTTTGCTTGATGACAACATTACTGCAATTCATGAAATTATGGATAAGGTCAATAAGCGGATTGTTGCTGGTTTATCTGATGCAGACGTTAAACAATTGGGACATATTTTAAATGTAATTATTGGTAATTTTTAA